The proteins below come from a single Asanoa ferruginea genomic window:
- a CDS encoding GuaB3 family IMP dehydrogenase-related protein: MRDVVEIGMGKTALRGYHLDDIAIVPSRRTRDVDDVSTQWQLDAYPFKIPCVGHPSDATMSPASAVALGQLGGLGVLNVEGLWTRYEDPRKILDELASLDEDAPATRRLQEVYAEPIRPELIAERVREIREGGVTVAVRVSPQHTLALAPVILDAGVDILVIQGTLVSAEHVSTTDEPLNLKEFIADLDLPVIVGGCTDYKTALHLMRTGAAGVIVGVGADEWSTTDTVLGIRVPMATAIADAAAARRDYLDETGGRYVHLIADGDVQTSGDIAKALGCGADAVMLGESLTQAAEAPASGAWWHSVSSHPKLPRGAFGVAGPPLGSLEQLLYGPADDPDGQLNLFGGLKRAMAKCGYRDLKEFQKVGLVIDR; encoded by the coding sequence GTGCGTGACGTGGTCGAGATCGGCATGGGAAAGACCGCGTTGCGCGGCTATCACCTTGACGACATCGCGATCGTGCCGAGCCGCCGCACCCGCGATGTCGACGACGTGTCGACTCAGTGGCAGCTCGACGCCTACCCGTTCAAGATCCCCTGCGTCGGGCACCCGAGTGACGCCACGATGAGCCCGGCCTCGGCGGTGGCCCTGGGCCAGCTCGGCGGGCTCGGCGTGCTCAACGTCGAGGGCCTGTGGACCCGCTACGAGGACCCGCGCAAGATCCTCGACGAGCTCGCCTCCCTCGACGAGGACGCTCCGGCCACCCGCCGGCTGCAAGAGGTCTACGCCGAGCCGATCCGCCCCGAGCTGATCGCCGAGCGGGTCCGCGAGATCCGCGAGGGCGGCGTCACCGTCGCGGTCCGGGTCTCGCCGCAGCACACCCTCGCGCTGGCACCGGTGATCCTCGACGCGGGCGTCGACATCCTGGTCATCCAGGGCACGCTGGTCTCGGCCGAGCACGTCTCGACCACCGACGAGCCGCTCAACCTCAAAGAGTTCATCGCCGACCTCGACCTGCCGGTGATCGTCGGTGGCTGCACCGACTACAAGACCGCCCTGCACCTGATGCGCACCGGCGCCGCCGGCGTGATCGTCGGGGTGGGTGCCGACGAGTGGTCGACCACCGACACCGTGCTGGGCATCCGGGTGCCGATGGCCACCGCGATCGCCGACGCCGCCGCGGCCCGCCGCGACTACCTCGACGAGACCGGCGGCCGCTACGTGCACCTGATCGCCGACGGCGACGTGCAGACCTCCGGCGACATCGCCAAGGCGCTGGGCTGTGGTGCCGACGCGGTGATGTTGGGCGAGTCGCTGACCCAGGCCGCCGAGGCTCCGGCCAGCGGTGCCTGGTGGCACTCGGTGTCCAGCCACCCGAAGCTGCCTCGTGGCGCGTTCGGCGTGGCCGGCCCGCCGCTGGGCAGCCTGGAGCAGCTCCTCTACGGCCCGGCCGACGACCCCGACGGGCAGCTCAACCTGTTCGGCGGGCTCAAGCGGGCGATGGCCAAGTGCGGCTACCGCGACCTCAAGGAGTTCCAGAAGGTCGGCCTGGTCATCGACCGGTAG
- a CDS encoding LCP family protein, translating into MTGWGSARWQRLRGRRPVLWVAAAVIAVLLIGGAVFAVTASGDGPKPSVAASAPPSQAAPTEAAPTPSPTVQPGADIRGPLDLLLVGVDTRVSIPSWEPHADAVLILHVNAGLDSGYLFSLPRDLVVDIPRFPKSGYGGGRTKLTHAMSYGSKRGKGKPSAAQGFQLLSQTVSRYTGIKKFQAGAILNFGGFQKLVDELGGVDMYVDQKVVSKHRQPNGHGRTLRGGDYVGPQATYNPGKRHFVGWQAIDYARQRYTAGGDYARQRHQQQLIKAILTKALSTGLPTDAAALNRLLKALGGSVDVITGERTPIEYAFALHQLAPQNLKLVSLPGSGVGSGSGYRGEQLTSVGRGFITQLRAGKADAYLKAHPTLLVKR; encoded by the coding sequence GTGACTGGCTGGGGAAGCGCACGCTGGCAGCGGCTCCGCGGGCGCAGGCCCGTCCTCTGGGTCGCGGCGGCGGTGATCGCGGTGCTGCTCATCGGTGGTGCGGTGTTCGCGGTGACCGCAAGCGGCGATGGACCGAAGCCGTCCGTGGCGGCCAGCGCACCGCCGAGCCAGGCCGCGCCGACCGAGGCCGCACCCACGCCCAGCCCCACGGTCCAGCCCGGCGCCGACATCCGCGGCCCGCTCGACCTGCTGCTCGTCGGCGTCGACACCCGGGTCTCCATCCCGAGCTGGGAGCCGCACGCCGACGCGGTGCTGATCCTGCACGTCAACGCCGGCCTCGACAGCGGCTATCTGTTTTCGCTGCCGCGTGACCTGGTCGTCGACATCCCCCGGTTCCCGAAGTCGGGCTACGGCGGTGGGCGGACCAAGCTGACCCACGCGATGAGCTACGGCAGCAAGCGCGGCAAGGGCAAGCCCTCGGCGGCGCAGGGTTTCCAGCTGCTCAGCCAGACGGTCAGCCGGTACACCGGGATCAAGAAGTTCCAGGCCGGCGCGATCCTCAACTTCGGCGGCTTCCAGAAGCTCGTCGACGAGCTCGGCGGCGTCGACATGTATGTCGACCAGAAGGTGGTCTCGAAGCACCGCCAGCCCAACGGGCACGGGCGCACCCTCCGGGGCGGCGACTACGTCGGACCGCAGGCGACCTACAACCCTGGCAAGCGGCACTTCGTCGGCTGGCAGGCGATCGACTACGCGCGGCAGCGCTACACCGCGGGCGGCGACTATGCCCGCCAGCGCCACCAGCAGCAACTGATCAAGGCGATCCTCACCAAGGCGTTGTCCACCGGGTTGCCGACCGACGCGGCCGCACTCAACCGGCTGCTCAAGGCCCTGGGCGGCTCGGTCGACGTGATCACAGGCGAGCGCACCCCCATCGAGTACGCGTTCGCGCTGCACCAGTTGGCCCCACAGAACCTGAAGCTGGTCTCGCTGCCCGGCAGTGGCGTCGGCTCGGGCAGCGGCTATCGGGGCGAGCAGCTCACCTCGGTCGGCCGTGGCTTCATCACTCAACTCCGGGCGGGCAAGGCCGACGCCTACCTCAAGGCCCACCCGACGCTGCTGGTCAAACGCTAA
- a CDS encoding helix-turn-helix transcriptional regulator — MRTVLVCVRTSQAAQNVNAAAARLGVAGAVRTAVSEPEVLLRLAERPADVVLADTAVTRPDTVGFTQRVLGRAPGATIVLFGSEDPRIAAAAVNAGARALIQGGDQDLVSVVAKAVLLLCVAGRVPAAVGGLAGAAASRNAGPMRMQAGVGAGHPQIGLAESTSAVVPVQRGDAGPGMDIRDNAEEGRYFGGQADPVNRYGGREEPVARRAALTERELQVLRGMADGKSNAEIGRELFVSEDTVKTHARRLFRKLGARDRAHAVAAGFRSGLVA, encoded by the coding sequence GTGCGAACTGTCCTCGTTTGCGTTCGGACATCGCAGGCCGCTCAGAATGTCAATGCGGCCGCGGCCCGGCTCGGAGTAGCCGGCGCCGTGCGAACTGCGGTATCCGAGCCCGAGGTATTGCTCCGTCTAGCCGAGCGTCCCGCCGACGTGGTGCTCGCGGACACAGCTGTGACCAGACCGGACACTGTGGGATTCACCCAGCGGGTGTTGGGTCGGGCGCCGGGCGCGACGATCGTGCTCTTCGGGTCGGAAGACCCGCGGATCGCGGCCGCCGCGGTCAACGCCGGAGCCCGGGCCCTGATCCAGGGCGGCGACCAGGATCTGGTCAGCGTCGTGGCCAAGGCAGTGCTGCTGCTCTGCGTCGCCGGCCGGGTGCCGGCCGCCGTCGGCGGTCTCGCCGGCGCGGCTGCCAGCCGCAACGCGGGGCCGATGCGGATGCAGGCCGGTGTGGGGGCCGGACACCCCCAGATCGGGCTGGCCGAGTCGACGTCTGCCGTCGTCCCGGTGCAGCGCGGCGACGCCGGGCCTGGCATGGACATCCGGGACAACGCCGAAGAAGGGCGTTATTTCGGAGGCCAGGCCGATCCGGTCAACCGCTACGGGGGGCGTGAGGAGCCGGTTGCCCGGCGCGCCGCGCTCACCGAACGGGAACTGCAGGTGCTTCGCGGCATGGCCGACGGGAAGAGCAACGCCGAGATCGGGCGCGAGCTCTTCGTGTCGGAAGACACCGTGAAGACCCACGCCCGGCGTCTGTTCCGGAAACTGGGCGCGCGTGACCGCGCGCACGCGGTGGCCGCGGGCTTCCGCTCAGGCCTGGTGGCCTGA
- the guaB gene encoding IMP dehydrogenase: MDNKPVNDLPVGTFVDPGAGSAATVPLGLTFDDVLLQPGESDVVPSQVETGTFLTRNVRLGIPLMSSAMDTVTEARMAIAMARNGGIGVLHRNLSMEDQALQVDLVKRSEAGMITNPVTCSPDDTVRDVDALCGRYRISGVPVVDNGGALVGIVTNRDMRFVTNGNTPVHEIMTRMPLVTAGVGVTKAEALGLLRQHKIEKLPLVDESGRLRGLITVKDFTKSEQFPNATKDDAGRLRVAAAVGVGDEAYKRARLLIDAGVDVLMVDSSHGHSRNVLEMVARLKRETQVEVVGGNVATYAGAKAHVEAGADAVKVGIGPGAICTTRVVAGVGVPQITAIMEATRAAGPAGVPVIADGGIQFSGDIAKAIVAGAHSVMLGSLLAGCEESPGELIFINGKQFKSYRGMGSLGAMQSRGQGRSYSKDRYFQDDVLSEDKLVPEGVEGQVPYRGPLSQVAHQLIGGLRAAMGYVGAPDITGMHQRGQLIRITAAGLKESHPHDIQMTVEAPNYHSR; encoded by the coding sequence ATGGACAACAAGCCCGTCAACGACCTGCCGGTCGGCACCTTCGTAGACCCGGGAGCCGGCTCCGCGGCGACCGTGCCGCTCGGTCTCACGTTCGACGACGTGCTCCTCCAACCGGGTGAGAGCGACGTCGTGCCGAGCCAGGTCGAGACCGGCACCTTCCTCACCCGCAACGTGCGTCTCGGCATTCCGCTCATGTCCAGCGCCATGGACACGGTGACCGAGGCCCGGATGGCGATCGCGATGGCCCGCAACGGCGGCATCGGCGTGCTGCACCGCAACCTGTCGATGGAAGACCAGGCCCTTCAGGTCGACCTGGTCAAGCGCTCCGAGGCCGGCATGATCACCAACCCGGTCACCTGCAGCCCCGATGACACCGTGCGCGACGTCGACGCCCTCTGCGGTCGTTACCGCATTTCCGGTGTCCCGGTGGTCGACAACGGCGGTGCGCTGGTCGGCATAGTGACCAACCGCGATATGCGCTTCGTCACCAACGGCAACACCCCGGTGCACGAGATCATGACCCGGATGCCGCTGGTCACCGCAGGCGTCGGGGTGACCAAGGCCGAGGCCCTCGGGCTGCTGCGCCAGCACAAGATCGAGAAGCTGCCGCTGGTCGACGAGAGCGGCCGGCTGCGCGGCCTGATCACCGTCAAAGACTTCACCAAGAGCGAGCAGTTCCCCAACGCGACCAAAGACGACGCCGGCCGGCTCCGGGTCGCCGCGGCGGTCGGCGTGGGTGACGAGGCCTACAAGCGGGCCCGCCTGCTCATCGACGCCGGTGTCGACGTGCTGATGGTCGACAGCTCACACGGGCACAGCCGCAACGTGCTGGAGATGGTCGCCCGGCTCAAGCGCGAGACCCAGGTCGAGGTCGTCGGCGGCAACGTCGCCACCTACGCCGGCGCGAAGGCACACGTCGAGGCCGGCGCCGACGCGGTCAAGGTCGGCATCGGTCCGGGCGCGATCTGCACCACCCGGGTCGTCGCCGGGGTCGGCGTGCCGCAGATCACCGCGATCATGGAGGCCACCCGCGCGGCCGGCCCGGCCGGCGTCCCGGTCATCGCCGACGGCGGCATCCAGTTCTCCGGCGACATCGCCAAGGCGATCGTGGCCGGCGCCCACTCGGTGATGCTGGGCAGCCTGCTGGCCGGTTGCGAGGAGAGCCCCGGCGAGCTGATCTTCATCAACGGCAAGCAGTTCAAGTCCTACCGCGGGATGGGCTCGCTCGGTGCGATGCAGTCGCGCGGGCAGGGCCGGTCCTACTCCAAGGACCGCTACTTCCAGGACGACGTGCTCAGCGAGGACAAGCTGGTGCCCGAGGGCGTCGAGGGCCAGGTGCCCTACCGCGGCCCGCTGTCCCAGGTGGCCCACCAGCTCATCGGCGGCCTGCGCGCGGCGATGGGCTACGTCGGCGCTCCCGACATCACCGGGATGCACCAGCGCGGCCAGCTCATCCGGATCACCGCGGCGGGGCTCAAGGAGAGCCACCCGCACGACATCCAGATGACCGTCGAGGCACCCAACTACCACTCCCGATAG
- a CDS encoding DUF5319 domain-containing protein: MNDEPIDPFKDDPSAGLSDDAGDDDPTLDPLTEVERQDVLEDLADLEVYQALLGPVGIRGLVIECEDCHEPHYFDWDLLRGNLRHLLSSGRPRVHEPAYDPDPDHYVTWEYAKGYADGVHDTLADEADDPELPGKPDSPGS; this comes from the coding sequence GTGAACGACGAGCCCATCGATCCGTTCAAGGACGACCCCTCCGCGGGGCTCTCCGACGACGCGGGCGACGACGACCCGACCCTCGACCCGTTGACCGAGGTCGAGCGGCAGGACGTGCTCGAGGACCTCGCCGACCTCGAGGTTTACCAGGCCCTGCTGGGCCCGGTCGGGATTCGTGGGCTGGTCATCGAGTGTGAAGACTGCCACGAACCCCACTATTTCGACTGGGACCTGCTCCGCGGCAACCTGCGTCACCTGCTGAGCTCCGGTCGGCCCCGGGTGCACGAGCCGGCCTATGACCCTGATCCCGATCACTATGTGACCTGGGAATACGCCAAGGGTTACGCCGACGGCGTGCACGACACCCTGGCGGATGAAGCCGACGATCCCGAGCTGCCCGGCAAACCGGACAGCCCGGGATCATGA
- a CDS encoding WhiB family transcriptional regulator produces the protein MSNVRRLPGPIDERWDWQRLGACRGRDSAQFFHPDGERGSSRNRREMKAKSVCGTCPVRAQCAAHALSVREPYGVWGGFSESERLRLLATGWEDLADRRHTTVDVERLESRLGRPHKSTVPAAIRPLPVPAQRRAS, from the coding sequence ATGTCCAACGTACGCAGGCTGCCCGGACCCATCGACGAGCGTTGGGATTGGCAACGGCTCGGCGCGTGCCGTGGCCGCGACAGTGCCCAGTTCTTCCATCCCGACGGGGAGCGCGGATCGTCGCGCAACCGGCGCGAGATGAAAGCCAAGTCAGTATGCGGCACCTGTCCGGTGCGCGCACAGTGCGCCGCGCACGCCCTCTCGGTGCGCGAGCCCTACGGCGTCTGGGGCGGCTTCAGCGAATCCGAACGGCTCCGCCTGCTGGCCACCGGCTGGGAAGACCTGGCCGACCGCCGGCACACCACAGTCGACGTCGAGCGCCTCGAGTCGCGACTCGGCCGGCCACACAAGTCAACGGTCCCGGCCGCGATCCGGCCCCTCCCAGTGCCGGCACAGCGCCGCGCGAGCTGA
- a CDS encoding molybdopterin-dependent oxidoreductase, producing MTRKSWRFGALAGVAAAAVALGLAELIAVVTGSRSAPLVAVGGVVVDHVPESLKQFAITMFGVHDKTALLVGTAVLLALFAAVIGALSVRWLAVGFAGIGLFAAVGVAAALTRPNAGPSAALPALLGAAAAGATLWLLVVGPLAPAEVTELVAPSVHEEEEAVEGRRRFLKSSGLIVLGAVAVGFAGRWLSTRRSVSTARAEVRLPPPATPAPEVPAGSDLRLPELSSYVTPNDDFYRIDTALVVPQVDPAEWKLRIHGRVRNEIELTYADLLARPMIERYVTLACVSNEVGGDLIGNARWLGVPLKPLLDQAQPLDGADQVVGRSADGWTCGTPTAIMRDGRDAMLAVGMNGAPLPIEHGFPVRVVVPGLYGYVSATKWVVELEVTSFADYDAYWVPRGWSQQGPIKTESRIDTPRGRNSLKAGPVTVAGVAWAQHRGISKVEVQVDNGPWQEAMLARAVSDDTWIQWSWTWEATNGDHVLRVRATDKTGQTQTSQPADPAPDGASGYHNVSVSVG from the coding sequence GTGACACGGAAGTCTTGGCGGTTCGGCGCGCTCGCGGGCGTCGCGGCCGCCGCAGTCGCCCTCGGTCTCGCCGAGCTCATCGCCGTCGTGACCGGGTCGCGCAGTGCGCCGCTGGTCGCCGTCGGCGGCGTGGTGGTCGACCACGTGCCGGAGAGTCTCAAGCAGTTCGCGATCACCATGTTCGGCGTGCACGACAAGACCGCCCTGCTGGTCGGCACCGCCGTGCTGCTCGCCCTCTTCGCCGCCGTGATCGGCGCGTTGTCGGTGCGCTGGCTCGCCGTCGGCTTCGCCGGCATCGGGCTGTTCGCCGCGGTCGGCGTCGCCGCCGCCCTGACCCGACCCAACGCCGGCCCTTCGGCGGCCCTGCCGGCTCTGCTCGGCGCGGCCGCTGCCGGCGCGACGCTCTGGCTGCTCGTCGTCGGCCCGCTCGCGCCCGCCGAGGTCACCGAACTGGTCGCGCCGTCGGTGCACGAGGAGGAAGAGGCGGTCGAGGGGCGACGCCGGTTCCTGAAGAGCAGCGGGCTGATCGTCCTGGGCGCGGTCGCGGTGGGCTTCGCCGGGCGCTGGCTGTCGACCCGGCGCAGCGTCTCCACGGCCCGCGCCGAGGTGCGGCTGCCCCCGCCCGCGACACCAGCGCCCGAGGTGCCGGCCGGCTCCGACCTGCGGCTGCCCGAGCTGTCGTCCTATGTGACCCCGAACGACGATTTCTACCGGATCGACACCGCGTTGGTGGTGCCCCAGGTCGACCCGGCGGAGTGGAAGCTGCGGATCCACGGCCGGGTGCGCAACGAGATCGAGCTGACCTACGCCGACCTGCTGGCCCGGCCGATGATCGAGCGTTACGTCACGCTGGCCTGCGTGTCCAACGAGGTCGGCGGCGACCTGATCGGCAACGCGCGCTGGCTCGGCGTACCCCTGAAACCGCTTCTTGACCAGGCCCAGCCGCTGGATGGCGCCGACCAGGTGGTTGGCCGCTCGGCCGACGGCTGGACCTGCGGCACGCCTACGGCGATCATGCGCGACGGCCGCGACGCGATGCTCGCCGTCGGCATGAACGGTGCTCCGCTGCCGATCGAACATGGCTTTCCCGTACGCGTGGTCGTGCCGGGTCTGTATGGCTATGTCTCGGCGACCAAGTGGGTGGTCGAGCTCGAGGTGACCAGCTTCGCCGATTACGACGCCTACTGGGTGCCGCGCGGCTGGTCGCAGCAGGGGCCGATCAAAACCGAGTCGCGGATCGACACCCCGCGCGGGCGCAACTCGCTGAAGGCCGGCCCGGTCACCGTCGCCGGCGTGGCTTGGGCACAGCACCGCGGCATTTCCAAGGTCGAGGTGCAGGTCGACAACGGCCCGTGGCAGGAGGCGATGCTGGCCCGGGCGGTCTCCGACGACACCTGGATCCAGTGGTCGTGGACCTGGGAGGCGACCAACGGCGATCACGTGCTGCGGGTGCGGGCCACCGACAAGACCGGGCAGACGCAGACCTCGCAGCCGGCCGACCCGGCGCCCGACGGCGCGAGCGGCTATCACAACGTGTCGGTCAGCGTCGGATGA
- a CDS encoding FAD-dependent oxidoreductase gives MGYDVVVIGSGFGGSVAALRLVEKGYSVLVLEAGRRFTDAELPATSWRLRRFLWAPKLGCFGIQRISMLRPAGRSAPGDKVLVLSGAGVGGGSLVYANTLYEPLPDFYADPQWQGIADWRAELAPHFDQAKRMLGVATYPKTTAADRAMHAVATRMGVADTFHPTPVGIHFGRPGETVDDPYFGGAGPSRTGCLHCGACMTGCRHGAKNSLVKNYLHLAEGLGATVRPLTTVTGVRPAPAGGYVVSTRRTGSWFGGRSTVHAGQVVFAAGALGTVELLHRMRSAGSLPSLSDRVGALVRTNSEAILGATVPGRSAVDYSEGAAITSSFHPDSRTHIEPVRYGRGSNSMGLLQSALVDGGPHRVRRLLATLVSSPLTYLRALSVRDWSRRTVIALVMQSVDNSLTLGWRRGRLVSMPGHGAPNPTWVPAGNTAARLLAEEIGGVPGGSLTEAFDIPLTAHILGGAAIGAAPAAGVVDGYQRVYGHPGLHVVDGAAVPANLGVNPSLTITALAERALSFWPNKGAADPRPPLGSAYAPVSRVWPARPAVPTSAPGALR, from the coding sequence ATGGGTTACGACGTGGTCGTCATCGGCTCCGGTTTCGGAGGCAGCGTCGCCGCGTTACGCCTGGTGGAGAAGGGCTATTCGGTGCTCGTGCTGGAAGCCGGCCGGCGGTTCACCGACGCGGAACTGCCGGCGACCTCCTGGCGGCTGCGCCGCTTCCTCTGGGCGCCCAAACTCGGCTGTTTCGGCATCCAGCGGATCAGCATGCTGCGCCCGGCCGGCCGCAGCGCGCCCGGCGACAAGGTGCTGGTGCTCTCCGGCGCCGGGGTCGGCGGCGGGTCGCTGGTCTACGCCAACACGCTCTACGAGCCGCTGCCCGACTTCTACGCCGACCCGCAGTGGCAGGGCATCGCCGACTGGCGGGCCGAGCTGGCGCCGCACTTCGACCAGGCCAAGCGGATGCTGGGGGTGGCGACCTATCCGAAGACCACCGCCGCCGACCGGGCGATGCACGCGGTGGCGACCCGGATGGGCGTCGCCGACACGTTCCACCCGACGCCGGTCGGCATTCACTTCGGCCGGCCGGGAGAGACGGTCGACGATCCCTACTTCGGCGGGGCCGGGCCGTCCCGCACCGGTTGCCTGCACTGCGGCGCCTGCATGACCGGTTGCCGGCACGGCGCGAAGAACAGCCTGGTCAAGAACTATCTGCACCTGGCCGAGGGGTTGGGTGCGACGGTTCGACCGCTGACCACGGTGACGGGGGTGCGGCCTGCTCCTGCCGGCGGTTATGTCGTCTCCACCAGGCGGACCGGTAGCTGGTTCGGGGGCCGGTCGACCGTGCACGCCGGCCAGGTGGTGTTCGCCGCCGGGGCGCTCGGGACGGTGGAGCTGTTGCATCGGATGCGCTCTGCCGGTTCCTTGCCGTCCTTGTCAGACCGGGTCGGGGCGTTGGTGCGGACCAACTCGGAGGCGATCCTCGGCGCGACGGTGCCCGGCCGGTCGGCGGTCGACTACTCCGAAGGTGCGGCGATCACCAGTTCTTTTCACCCCGATTCGCGTACGCACATCGAACCGGTCCGCTACGGGCGCGGCTCCAACTCGATGGGCCTGCTCCAGTCGGCGCTGGTCGACGGTGGCCCGCACCGGGTCCGGCGGCTGCTGGCGACGCTGGTCTCGTCGCCACTGACCTACCTGCGCGCGTTGTCGGTGCGCGACTGGTCTCGGCGCACGGTGATCGCGCTGGTGATGCAGTCGGTCGACAACTCGCTGACGCTCGGCTGGCGGCGCGGGCGGCTGGTCAGCATGCCCGGCCACGGCGCGCCCAACCCGACCTGGGTGCCGGCCGGCAACACGGCGGCCCGGCTGCTCGCCGAGGAGATCGGCGGGGTGCCCGGCGGCTCGCTGACCGAGGCGTTCGACATCCCACTCACCGCACACATCCTGGGCGGCGCGGCAATCGGCGCGGCGCCGGCCGCGGGGGTGGTCGACGGCTATCAGCGGGTGTACGGGCATCCCGGCCTGCACGTCGTCGACGGCGCGGCGGTGCCGGCGAATCTTGGCGTCAATCCGTCGCTGACCATCACCGCGCTGGCGGAGCGGGCGCTGTCGTTCTGGCCCAACAAGGGCGCCGCCGATCCGCGGCCGCCGCTGGGGTCCGCCTACGCACCCGTCTCCCGTGTCTGGCCGGCCCGCCCGGCTGTGCCGACGTCGGCACCCGGCGCCTTGCGGTAG
- a CDS encoding TMEM175 family protein, whose amino-acid sequence MSDPDELADIRERRGRSLDRAISFSDAVMSIALTLLVLPLVDLATDSPDEPIRTQLDRIAPQFGGFAVSFLVISQFWGAHRRLWERLDDYDERLLFLNALWLLLVVFLPYPTARLFAEDASHPDAAIFYLLVLFGIGLLMLLEAWYIARHPWLRRPSDTRSLRDQILPALGSTAIFGLAILLSLFNRNAGLFSLILLGVVQRFTAQKDQPFRQTRPQAHP is encoded by the coding sequence ATGTCCGATCCGGACGAGCTGGCTGACATACGCGAGCGGCGCGGTCGAAGTCTCGACCGCGCCATCTCGTTCAGTGACGCGGTGATGTCGATCGCGCTCACGCTGCTCGTCCTGCCGCTGGTCGACCTCGCCACCGACAGCCCGGACGAGCCGATCCGCACCCAGCTCGACCGGATCGCGCCGCAGTTCGGCGGCTTCGCCGTCTCGTTCCTGGTGATCTCGCAGTTCTGGGGTGCGCACCGGCGGCTGTGGGAACGCCTCGACGACTACGACGAGCGGCTGCTCTTCCTCAACGCGCTGTGGCTGCTGCTCGTGGTGTTCCTGCCATACCCGACCGCCCGGCTGTTCGCCGAGGACGCGTCGCACCCCGACGCGGCGATCTTCTACCTGCTCGTGCTGTTCGGCATCGGCCTGCTGATGCTGCTGGAAGCCTGGTATATCGCCCGGCATCCCTGGCTGCGCCGCCCCAGTGACACGCGGTCGCTGCGCGACCAGATCCTGCCCGCACTGGGCAGCACTGCGATCTTCGGGCTGGCCATCCTGCTGTCGCTGTTCAACCGCAACGCGGGCCTCTTCTCGCTGATCCTGCTCGGGGTCGTGCAGCGGTTCACCGCGCAGAAGGACCAACCCTTTCGCCAAACGCGTCCGCAGGCTCACCCGTGA
- a CDS encoding M1 family metallopeptidase, translated as MIRRSALAVLAVLTIGGAAACTKSSNADEGFVPGADGVGDAYFPTYGNGGYDVAGYALTLRYDPATDKLEGTAKITAKATQNLSRFNLDYRGPEVSAVTVDGAAAQQQRQADELVVTPKSGLHKDSTFTTVVTYAGVPQPITSPELGTGGWLSTPKGAIALGQPESASSWYPVNDHPSDKATFALEMTVPAGISVLSNGVLGEKTDQAGWTTWRWTESEPMASYLSTVVIGDFRVSTGSHNGKPLITAVDNTLGRGGNADKAMARTGEIADFLETQFGPYPFDAYGGVVVDDNRIRYALETQSRPVYGDAFFASSTSEWVVAHELAHQWFGDSVSIAQWKDIWLNEGFATYAEWLWTEHEGGPSVNASFDRQYEGMNWAEPAYDPGRAGLFGNGVYTRGGLTVHALRLEVGDDAFFKILKEWTTQKRNASATTEDFIALAERVAGKPLREFLLAWLTSKTAPPKPGS; from the coding sequence ATGATCAGGCGATCGGCGCTCGCTGTCCTGGCGGTCCTGACCATCGGCGGCGCGGCCGCCTGCACCAAGTCCAGCAACGCCGACGAGGGATTCGTCCCCGGCGCCGACGGCGTCGGCGACGCCTACTTCCCGACCTACGGCAACGGTGGCTACGACGTCGCCGGATATGCGCTGACACTGCGCTACGACCCGGCCACCGACAAGCTCGAAGGCACCGCCAAGATCACCGCGAAGGCGACCCAGAACCTGTCCCGGTTCAACCTGGACTATCGCGGCCCCGAGGTCTCGGCGGTCACCGTGGATGGTGCGGCCGCGCAGCAGCAACGCCAGGCCGACGAGCTGGTCGTCACGCCGAAATCAGGGCTGCACAAGGACAGCACGTTCACCACGGTGGTGACCTACGCCGGTGTGCCGCAGCCGATCACCAGCCCGGAACTCGGCACCGGTGGCTGGCTGTCGACGCCCAAGGGCGCGATCGCGCTCGGCCAGCCCGAGTCGGCGAGCAGTTGGTACCCGGTCAACGACCATCCGAGCGACAAGGCCACCTTCGCGCTGGAGATGACCGTGCCGGCCGGCATCTCGGTGCTGAGCAACGGGGTGCTCGGCGAGAAGACCGACCAGGCCGGCTGGACCACCTGGCGGTGGACCGAGTCGGAGCCGATGGCCAGCTATCTGTCCACCGTGGTGATCGGCGACTTCCGGGTCAGCACGGGCTCACACAACGGCAAGCCGCTGATCACCGCGGTCGACAACACGCTGGGCCGTGGCGGCAACGCCGACAAGGCGATGGCCCGCACCGGCGAGATCGCCGACTTCCTGGAAACCCAGTTCGGGCCATACCCCTTCGACGCGTACGGGGGAGTCGTGGTCGACGACAACCGGATCCGCTACGCGCTGGAGACCCAGTCCCGCCCGGTGTACGGCGACGCCTTCTTCGCGTCGTCGACCAGTGAGTGGGTGGTCGCGCACGAGTTGGCACACCAGTGGTTCGGCGACAGCGTGTCGATCGCACAGTGGAAGGACATCTGGCTCAACGAGGGCTTCGCGACCTACGCCGAGTGGCTGTGGACCGAGCACGAGGGCGGGCCGTCGGTGAATGCCTCCTTCGACCGGCAGTACGAGGGGATGAACTGGGCCGAACCGGCCTACGACCCGGGCCGGGCGGGGCTGTTCGGCAACGGCGTCTACACCCGCGGCGGCCTGACCGTGCACGCCCTGCGGCTCGAGGTCGGCGACGACGCGTTCTTCAAGATCCTAAAGGAGTGGACGACCCAGAAGCGCAACGCCTCCGCGACCACCGAAGACTTCATCGCGCTGGCCGAGCGGGTCGCCGGCAAGCCGCTGCGCGAGTTCCTGCTGGCCTGGCTGACCTCGAAGACCGCACCGCCCAAACCCGGCTCTTAG